A stretch of the Petroclostridium xylanilyticum genome encodes the following:
- a CDS encoding phage portal protein, translated as MRIFSRLFKAMDKPKNSLFGNAYSFFFGGTSSGKTVNERTAMQTTAVYACVRILAEAIAGLPLHVYRYKEDGGKEKALTHPLYYLLHDEPNPEMTSFVFREALMSHLLLWGNAYAQIIRDGTGRVLALYPLLPNKMTVDRAPNGELYYIYRRDSKESRTDPKAGLVYLRSEEVLHIPGLGFDGLIGYSPIAMAKNAIGMAIACEEYGASFFANGANPGGVLEHPGVLKDPAKVRESWNAVYQGSANVHRIAVLEEGMKFQQIGIPPEQAQFLETRKFQINEIARIFRVPPHMVGDLEKSSFSNIEQQSLEFVKYTLDPWVMRWEQAIQKALLLPSEKRTYFVKFNVDGLLRGDYASRMNGYATARQNGWMSANDIRELENMNRIPAELGGDLYLINGNMTKLQDAGAFAGKSNAETEGSKR; from the coding sequence ATGAGAATATTTTCCCGCCTGTTCAAAGCAATGGATAAGCCGAAAAACAGCCTGTTCGGCAATGCATACAGCTTTTTCTTCGGTGGCACCAGCAGCGGCAAGACGGTCAATGAGCGGACAGCCATGCAGACAACGGCAGTGTATGCCTGTGTAAGGATACTTGCGGAGGCCATCGCAGGGCTTCCGCTGCATGTGTACCGGTATAAGGAAGACGGAGGCAAAGAGAAAGCGCTCACTCACCCGCTGTATTACCTGCTCCATGACGAGCCAAACCCAGAGATGACTTCATTCGTGTTCCGCGAGGCACTGATGAGTCATCTTCTTTTATGGGGAAATGCCTACGCCCAGATTATCAGGGACGGCACAGGCCGGGTGCTGGCTCTTTATCCCCTTTTGCCAAACAAGATGACGGTGGACAGGGCTCCAAACGGAGAACTGTATTACATCTACCGGCGGGACAGCAAGGAGAGCAGGACGGATCCGAAAGCGGGACTGGTATACCTGCGAAGCGAGGAGGTACTGCACATCCCAGGACTCGGCTTTGACGGGCTGATTGGCTACTCCCCTATTGCCATGGCCAAGAATGCAATAGGCATGGCCATTGCCTGCGAAGAGTATGGCGCGTCCTTCTTTGCAAACGGCGCAAACCCGGGCGGAGTTCTGGAACATCCGGGCGTGCTCAAGGACCCGGCAAAGGTGCGTGAAAGTTGGAACGCCGTCTATCAGGGAAGTGCCAACGTCCACCGCATTGCTGTTCTTGAAGAGGGCATGAAGTTTCAGCAGATCGGTATCCCGCCCGAACAGGCACAGTTTCTGGAGACAAGGAAGTTCCAGATAAACGAGATCGCCCGGATATTCCGCGTGCCTCCCCATATGGTAGGCGACCTTGAAAAGTCAAGCTTTTCAAACATCGAGCAGCAGTCGCTGGAGTTTGTCAAATATACGCTCGACCCGTGGGTGATGCGCTGGGAGCAGGCTATCCAAAAGGCGCTGCTTTTACCGTCGGAGAAGCGGACATATTTTGTCAAGTTCAATGTGGACGGTCTTTTGCGCGGAGATTATGCCAGCCGCATGAATGGCTATGCCACTGCAAGGCAGAACGGCTGGATGTCGGCCAACGATATCCGTGAGCTTGAGAATATGAACCGCATTCCTGCGGAGCTGGGCGGCGACCTGTATCTCATCAACGGCAATATGACCAAGCTTCAGGACGCTGGCGCATTTGCAGGCAAATCTAATGCAGAAACGGAGGGATCAAAAAGATGA
- a CDS encoding head maturation protease, ClpP-related — protein MSKSSKPSPTRRFWNWVQNEDGSRTLYLDGPIAEESWLGDEVTPKQFKSELLSGEGDITIWINSPGGDIFAANQIYNMLMDYKGKVTVKIDGIAASAASVIAMAGGDVFMSSVSMMMIHNPMTIAIGDTEEMEKAIAMLEEIKESIINAYELKTGLSRAKISHLMDAESWFNARKAVELGFADGILFMEDESSPADFEVSEGMIFSRQAVTNSILQKLIPKEKPIGTPIDVAKATPAEWLEKRLNLLKP, from the coding sequence ATGAGCAAATCATCCAAACCAAGCCCAACTCGCCGCTTTTGGAACTGGGTGCAAAACGAAGACGGCAGCCGCACCCTGTACCTCGACGGACCCATAGCCGAGGAAAGCTGGCTGGGAGACGAGGTGACTCCCAAACAATTCAAGTCAGAACTGCTTTCCGGAGAAGGTGACATTACGATCTGGATTAACAGTCCGGGCGGCGACATATTTGCGGCCAATCAGATTTACAACATGCTGATGGATTACAAAGGCAAAGTCACCGTAAAGATTGACGGTATCGCTGCCAGCGCCGCGTCGGTCATTGCTATGGCCGGAGGCGACGTGTTCATGTCGTCGGTGAGCATGATGATGATCCATAATCCAATGACTATAGCTATCGGCGATACGGAAGAGATGGAAAAGGCCATCGCCATGCTGGAAGAAATAAAGGAATCCATCATCAACGCCTATGAACTGAAAACAGGGCTTTCCCGGGCAAAAATATCGCACCTCATGGATGCGGAAAGCTGGTTTAACGCAAGAAAAGCGGTGGAACTGGGCTTTGCCGACGGCATCCTGTTTATGGAGGACGAATCGTCTCCCGCTGATTTCGAAGTATCGGAAGGAATGATTTTCAGCAGGCAAGCGGTGACAAATTCCATCCTGCAAAAACTTATACCTAAAGAAAAACCAATAGGAACCCCGATTGATGTCGCCAAAGCCACTCCAGCAGAGTGGCTTGAAAAGCGGCTTAATTTGCTGAAACCATAA
- a CDS encoding putative toxin-antitoxin system toxin component, PIN family, with the protein MRVLIDTNILISASLSSEGTPYQAYVKAVTHPNHGMVCDQNIDELRRVYNRKFPHKIQALERFLALALTVLEVVPTPAVDVSDETLVRDVSDRPILRAAVAAKADVLVTGDRDFLESGITNPKIVTAAEFLQME; encoded by the coding sequence ATGAGAGTATTGATCGACACCAATATCCTGATCTCCGCATCCTTGAGCAGTGAAGGAACGCCATATCAGGCGTACGTCAAAGCCGTTACACACCCCAACCACGGTATGGTCTGCGATCAAAACATCGATGAGCTTCGCCGGGTATACAACCGGAAATTCCCTCACAAAATCCAGGCGCTTGAACGCTTTTTGGCGCTTGCGCTTACCGTCCTTGAAGTTGTTCCGACTCCTGCTGTTGACGTGTCCGATGAAACTCTTGTCAGGGACGTATCCGACAGGCCAATTCTCCGGGCAGCCGTTGCGGCAAAAGCCGACGTACTTGTAACCGGCGACAGGGATTTTCTTGAATCCGGCATCACAAACCCAAAGATCGTAACAGCGGCAGAGTTTTTGCAAATGGAATAA
- a CDS encoding AbrB/MazE/SpoVT family DNA-binding domain-containing protein gives MSVPIVDNAKVMAKGQITLPKDIRSKLRLSTGDRVTLICEEDRVILMNSAVYAMKMLQKEMEGEAEKAGIRSDDDVMDLVKDVRAEIEGL, from the coding sequence ATGAGCGTTCCTATAGTTGATAATGCAAAGGTAATGGCCAAAGGCCAGATCACGCTGCCAAAAGATATCCGCTCCAAACTTCGCCTTTCCACCGGAGACCGTGTCACTCTCATCTGCGAGGAAGACCGTGTCATCCTTATGAACTCTGCTGTTTATGCCATGAAAATGCTGCAGAAAGAAATGGAGGGCGAGGCGGAAAAAGCCGGGATCCGCAGTGATGACGACGTTATGGATCTGGTAAAGGACGTCCGCGCGGAGATTGAAGGACTATGA
- a CDS encoding distal tail protein Dit translates to MGFIYNGISSQSMKIRARLIGWLVSPSLRNSFETVPGKAGVADFGCDFSERAITLSCSVLPQRSFADLVSVLDNVSEWLNPANGLKQLILDDVPDRYFQARLSETVDCERLLRTAGSFDLRFICPDPYAYAIEDEVFVLSQTGTCEVERLTGNADSEPVYLLKGIISASASSYISIITNGEELRVIGALAEGETLVIDTGMVTAKVTDAAGNTLRNGLLCLRGLNFPVLRKGSNSIEIAAVDATFTELKIQAKSRWR, encoded by the coding sequence ATGGGGTTTATATATAACGGCATATCATCGCAAAGCATGAAAATACGGGCAAGGCTTATCGGATGGCTGGTATCCCCCTCCCTCCGCAATTCTTTTGAAACGGTACCGGGCAAGGCGGGTGTTGCCGATTTCGGCTGCGATTTTTCCGAGCGCGCTATTACCCTAAGCTGCAGTGTGCTTCCCCAGCGAAGCTTTGCTGATCTGGTTTCGGTGCTGGACAACGTATCCGAATGGCTGAATCCCGCAAACGGGCTGAAGCAGCTCATACTCGACGATGTGCCTGACAGGTATTTTCAGGCGCGGCTTTCGGAAACGGTGGACTGCGAGCGGCTGCTTCGGACTGCGGGAAGCTTTGATCTTCGATTTATCTGCCCCGATCCATATGCATATGCGATTGAGGATGAAGTGTTTGTTCTTTCCCAAACGGGGACTTGCGAAGTGGAACGCCTGACAGGCAATGCGGATTCCGAGCCGGTGTATCTTCTCAAAGGCATAATCTCAGCGTCGGCTTCAAGCTATATATCGATTATTACCAACGGCGAAGAGCTGCGCGTCATCGGCGCGCTGGCGGAGGGCGAGACACTTGTTATTGATACCGGCATGGTGACAGCCAAGGTTACGGATGCTGCCGGAAACACCCTGCGAAACGGCCTGCTCTGCCTTCGGGGGCTGAACTTTCCGGTATTACGCAAGGGCTCAAACAGCATTGAAATTGCAGCCGTAGACGCGACGTTCACGGAACTGAAAATACAGGCGAAAAGCAGATGGAGGTGA
- a CDS encoding phage tail spike protein, whose translation MAIKSILTNQEDFTGEFPITSRTSALWRFNESAPDGNLRLADSSGHGRHFTVSGWSGTTASLVKGRLGRYFRQNINNPATEKTHLIATNDGSFFSSLGEKIVVGGWINPTTYSVGQTYIPIFNTRQGHGQPIFYVSLYQGRFRLMLCNSSGNLIYDQSETATITMKNGGWYFIASIIEVNSKKVQNIICDRSDGATWVSPLRTFTGELNRQCTANIIMGMHANTYYYAGGFDDWFLETDSQLMADDLLEYFKASLYANGGDTSADVDALTEPGAVTLKATGGVYPESGVLYTKAVPCALSGNGRVAVTSEYAAGVTSVSLIETSTSDDLAEWSAWQAVGTSGELQSPNRQYIRFRVTLVTADTSKTPKLLEIQLHDIPKAPYEKLGFARPVVLDENGLWEAVLENAFDIIVTGEVNGADTLEFKLPFHDPKRGALENEKQVQIVNDIYRIRTLTDNKSEDGRIITQVYAEAAFYDLSFSGEKEPADFNADTADVPMQYALQGTGWSVGNVTVNARRTWQCTEKNALAILRAIQNIYGGDLVFDSANHLVHLLSFSGTDSGALFSYRKNLKSIQRVVDTRDLVTRLYAYGKDGMTFASINGGKEYVEDYSYSSEVRISTLDCSSFSNPYQMLEYAQMRLAEYSKPRVSYVLSAMDLSALTGYEHESWKLGDIVTVDDKELGLSIKTRIVRRQYNLQEPWKTVIELFTKLKELGDSSAQWDKAADTLSSTDLLDRQEIKDMVPFNHLRNSRADNGFAYWVNSGFEVDTENGVSGTASFKAVGVSGVTKSQSQTVYPATRKNYTFSAQIASENLKKGENGQAGVEVVIEYEDGTTETRFIDLF comes from the coding sequence GTGGCGATCAAGTCAATTTTAACAAATCAGGAGGATTTCACCGGCGAGTTCCCGATAACTTCGAGGACATCCGCTTTATGGCGTTTCAACGAAAGCGCCCCGGACGGCAATCTGCGGCTGGCAGATTCGTCGGGACATGGCAGGCATTTTACCGTTTCCGGCTGGTCAGGCACCACCGCCTCTCTTGTAAAGGGCAGACTCGGACGTTATTTCCGGCAGAACATCAATAATCCTGCCACCGAAAAGACCCACCTTATAGCCACGAACGACGGCAGCTTTTTCAGCAGTTTGGGAGAAAAAATCGTTGTAGGAGGATGGATTAACCCTACCACGTATTCGGTGGGACAGACTTATATTCCAATATTCAATACCCGCCAAGGACACGGCCAGCCGATTTTCTATGTATCGCTGTATCAGGGAAGGTTCAGGCTGATGCTTTGCAACTCCTCCGGCAACCTTATTTATGACCAGAGCGAAACGGCCACCATCACCATGAAAAACGGCGGCTGGTATTTTATCGCCTCCATTATCGAAGTAAACAGCAAAAAGGTGCAGAACATCATCTGCGACCGCAGCGACGGCGCAACATGGGTGTCGCCTCTGCGCACCTTCACAGGCGAACTGAACCGTCAATGCACCGCCAATATTATTATGGGCATGCACGCAAATACCTACTACTATGCCGGAGGCTTTGACGACTGGTTTTTGGAAACAGACTCACAACTTATGGCAGACGATTTGCTGGAGTATTTTAAGGCATCTCTTTATGCTAACGGCGGAGATACAAGCGCGGATGTGGACGCTTTGACCGAACCGGGCGCAGTTACGCTTAAAGCAACCGGCGGCGTGTATCCTGAAAGCGGCGTGTTATATACAAAAGCTGTACCATGCGCTTTGTCCGGCAACGGGCGTGTGGCGGTGACCAGCGAATATGCCGCAGGTGTGACGTCAGTTTCCTTGATAGAGACCAGTACGAGCGACGACCTTGCGGAATGGTCGGCATGGCAGGCGGTGGGAACCAGCGGAGAACTGCAATCGCCTAACCGCCAATACATTAGGTTTCGGGTGACCCTTGTCACCGCCGACACGTCAAAAACGCCGAAACTCCTGGAAATTCAGCTTCATGATATTCCCAAAGCGCCTTACGAAAAGTTAGGCTTTGCCCGTCCTGTAGTTCTAGACGAAAATGGCTTATGGGAGGCTGTTCTTGAAAATGCCTTTGACATTATCGTAACCGGCGAGGTAAACGGCGCGGATACGCTGGAGTTCAAGCTGCCGTTCCATGATCCGAAAAGAGGCGCGCTGGAAAACGAAAAGCAGGTTCAGATCGTAAACGATATCTACCGGATCCGCACCCTGACAGACAACAAGAGCGAAGACGGGCGCATTATCACGCAGGTTTACGCCGAAGCGGCGTTTTACGACCTGTCCTTCAGCGGGGAAAAAGAACCGGCGGACTTCAATGCCGATACTGCAGATGTTCCGATGCAGTATGCGCTTCAAGGCACCGGCTGGTCAGTGGGCAATGTAACGGTCAACGCCAGGCGGACATGGCAGTGCACCGAGAAAAACGCGCTGGCCATCCTGCGGGCAATACAGAACATTTATGGAGGCGATCTTGTGTTTGACAGCGCCAACCATCTGGTGCATCTCTTAAGCTTTAGCGGAACGGACAGCGGGGCGCTGTTTTCATACCGAAAAAACTTAAAAAGCATCCAGAGGGTGGTAGATACACGAGATTTGGTAACAAGGCTCTATGCTTACGGAAAGGACGGCATGACCTTTGCTTCTATCAACGGAGGCAAGGAGTATGTGGAGGATTACAGCTATTCAAGCGAGGTGCGGATATCGACGCTTGACTGTTCATCCTTCAGCAATCCGTATCAAATGCTGGAATACGCACAGATGCGCCTTGCGGAATATTCCAAACCCCGCGTTTCCTATGTGCTGTCGGCCATGGACTTGTCGGCTCTGACCGGCTACGAGCACGAATCATGGAAACTTGGCGACATCGTAACGGTGGACGACAAGGAACTGGGTCTGTCCATCAAGACTCGCATCGTGAGACGGCAGTACAACCTGCAGGAGCCGTGGAAAACTGTGATTGAGCTTTTCACAAAACTTAAGGAGCTTGGCGATTCTTCGGCGCAGTGGGACAAGGCGGCGGATACGCTGTCGTCCACCGACCTGCTTGACCGGCAAGAGATCAAGGATATGGTGCCATTCAATCATCTTCGCAATTCAAGGGCGGACAACGGTTTTGCCTATTGGGTCAATTCCGGGTTTGAGGTGGATACCGAAAACGGCGTTTCGGGAACGGCTTCCTTTAAGGCGGTGGGCGTATCCGGTGTGACTAAGAGCCAGTCGCAGACGGTGTATCCGGCGACGCGCAAGAACTACACTTTTTCGGCGCAAATTGCTTCCGAAAACCTCAAAAAAGGAGAAAACGGCCAGGCAGGCGTTGAGGTGGTCATTGAATACGAGGACGGCACAACAGAAACAAGATTTATTGATTTGTTTTAG
- a CDS encoding nitroreductase family protein, whose amino-acid sequence MDILTMIKNRHSVRRYTDKKIEGEVLSALQAEISARNAESGLNIQLVTDEPQAFGGFMAHYGNFSGVKNYIALIGKKRPDLDEKIGYYGERIALKAQQLGLNTCWVALTFSKGKCGAKINKGEKLVCVLAVGYGENQGVPHKSKPIESLCKVNGTMPDWFRSGMEAAMLAPTAMNQQKFLITLSGNKVKAESTGGFYSKVDLGIVKYHFEIGAGKENFEWTKD is encoded by the coding sequence ATGGACATTCTTACAATGATAAAAAACCGCCATTCGGTGAGAAGGTATACCGACAAAAAAATTGAGGGAGAAGTCCTTTCAGCGCTGCAAGCCGAAATTTCCGCCCGCAATGCCGAAAGCGGCCTCAATATCCAGCTGGTAACCGATGAACCGCAGGCCTTTGGCGGCTTTATGGCACACTATGGGAATTTCAGCGGTGTTAAAAACTATATTGCGCTCATCGGAAAGAAACGCCCTGACCTTGATGAAAAAATCGGCTACTACGGCGAACGTATCGCACTGAAAGCACAACAACTCGGACTAAACACCTGTTGGGTAGCCCTAACCTTCAGCAAAGGCAAATGCGGTGCGAAGATTAATAAAGGCGAGAAACTCGTCTGTGTTCTTGCGGTTGGATATGGCGAGAACCAAGGCGTTCCGCACAAAAGCAAACCGATAGAATCCCTTTGCAAAGTGAACGGGACTATGCCCGATTGGTTCCGCTCCGGCATGGAAGCGGCAATGCTTGCCCCCACTGCAATGAACCAGCAAAAATTCCTTATAACTCTTTCCGGTAATAAGGTAAAGGCGGAATCCACCGGCGGCTTTTACTCAAAAGTTGACCTCGGCATTGTCAAATATCACTTTGAAATCGGTGCAGGCAAGGAAAACTTTGAGTGGACGAAGGACTGA
- a CDS encoding ArsR/SmtB family transcription factor, with amino-acid sequence MRSLSEEFKACRKAFIALGDETRLHIITALLESECDGVRVGEITAKTNLSRPAVSHHIKILMDAGIIRMRREGTPATTITLTTTYLN; translated from the coding sequence ATGCGCAGCCTGTCGGAAGAATTTAAAGCCTGCCGAAAAGCTTTCATTGCCCTCGGTGACGAAACAAGACTGCACATTATCACTGCTCTGCTTGAAAGTGAATGCGACGGCGTCCGTGTGGGTGAGATTACCGCAAAGACAAATCTGTCCCGTCCGGCAGTATCGCACCACATCAAAATTCTAATGGATGCAGGAATCATACGAATGCGCCGTGAAGGCACACCCGCAACTACTATTACCTTGACTACAACATATCTGAACTGA
- a CDS encoding HNH endonuclease: MPRKPKRPCSFPGCLELTEGRFCEQHAKQEAARYEKYDRDPATRKRYGRSWKRIRDRYIAAHPLCEECKRKGKITPAEEVHHILPLSKGGTHAESNLMSLCTPCHSAITARDGDRWHTR, translated from the coding sequence ATGCCAAGGAAACCGAAAAGACCATGCTCCTTTCCCGGCTGCCTCGAGCTGACCGAAGGACGTTTCTGTGAGCAACACGCAAAGCAGGAAGCAGCCCGCTATGAGAAATATGACAGAGACCCTGCTACGCGTAAGCGATATGGCCGTAGCTGGAAACGCATACGCGACCGATACATCGCCGCACATCCTTTGTGTGAAGAGTGCAAACGCAAAGGAAAGATAACACCCGCCGAAGAGGTACACCACATACTTCCTCTGTCAAAGGGAGGAACCCACGCAGAAAGTAATCTGATGAGTCTTTGCACTCCTTGTCATTCCGCTATTACTGCAAGGGATGGCGACCGCTGGCATACCCGGTAG
- a CDS encoding major capsid protein, producing the protein MITLAQAKLNTQDDIQAGVIDEFRKSSFILDNIPFDDAVTPGTNGATLTYGYTRLITQPTAAFRAINSEYTPQEVEKQRYTVELKPFGGSFQIDRIIASTGGLVDEVNLQVQQKVKAARALFHDTIINGDSAVDANSFDGLNKAITGSSTEFNAGAYIDLSSSSAVDTNYKQFLDLLDEFLSNLDEKPTFLGGNSKLITKIKAVARRAGYFTQSEDAFGRKVDAYDGIVLVDLGAKAGSNDPVVSIVNTRKPNGTDVVTGLTDLYAARLALDGFHAVSLANQDLVKIWLPDFSTAGAVKNGEVEMVAAVALKATKAAGVFRNIKVA; encoded by the coding sequence ATGATTACATTGGCACAGGCAAAATTAAACACACAGGATGATATACAGGCAGGAGTTATTGATGAATTCAGGAAGAGTTCATTCATACTGGACAACATACCCTTTGATGACGCTGTTACCCCTGGGACAAACGGCGCAACACTTACATACGGGTACACAAGGCTGATCACACAGCCGACAGCGGCTTTCAGGGCCATCAACAGCGAATATACCCCGCAGGAAGTTGAAAAGCAGAGGTATACGGTTGAGTTAAAGCCCTTCGGAGGCTCCTTCCAGATTGACAGGATTATTGCCAGCACAGGAGGACTGGTGGATGAAGTAAACCTTCAGGTTCAGCAGAAGGTGAAGGCGGCAAGGGCGTTATTCCATGATACCATCATCAATGGCGATTCTGCTGTGGATGCCAATTCCTTTGATGGGCTCAATAAAGCAATCACAGGTTCAAGTACAGAATTTAACGCAGGAGCATATATAGACCTGTCCAGTTCATCGGCAGTGGATACCAACTATAAGCAGTTCCTTGACCTGCTGGATGAATTCCTCTCCAATCTTGATGAAAAGCCTACCTTCCTTGGAGGGAATTCAAAACTCATCACTAAAATCAAAGCAGTAGCAAGAAGAGCAGGATACTTCACTCAGAGCGAGGATGCATTCGGCAGGAAGGTAGATGCCTATGACGGAATTGTACTGGTTGACCTTGGAGCAAAAGCAGGAAGCAATGACCCTGTAGTCTCTATCGTTAATACAAGGAAACCAAATGGCACTGATGTAGTGACAGGTCTTACCGACCTTTATGCAGCAAGGTTAGCCTTGGATGGATTCCATGCCGTATCCCTCGCAAATCAGGACTTGGTGAAGATATGGCTTCCCGACTTTTCTACAGCCGGAGCCGTAAAGAACGGAGAAGTGGAAATGGTGGCGGCTGTTGCATTAAAAGCTACCAAGGCGGCAGGAGTATTCAGGAACATTAAAGTAGCATGA
- a CDS encoding phage head-tail connector protein, producing the protein MLEIVKMLLGMDISDTSKDNLLNHFIKKAIDIILGYCNIDVLPEQYHDVAADLAVFLYNNRDLEGITKKTEGEKSLTIINDIPESIRLALPPPRIRVVG; encoded by the coding sequence GTGCTTGAAATCGTAAAAATGCTGCTTGGCATGGATATTTCAGACACCTCGAAAGACAACCTGCTCAACCATTTCATTAAGAAAGCTATAGATATTATCTTAGGCTACTGCAATATAGATGTGCTGCCTGAACAGTATCATGATGTGGCTGCCGACCTTGCAGTTTTCCTCTATAACAACAGGGATTTGGAAGGGATAACAAAGAAAACCGAAGGGGAGAAAAGCCTCACAATCATAAATGACATTCCCGAATCCATAAGGCTTGCGCTTCCGCCTCCAAGGATAAGGGTGGTAGGCTGA
- a CDS encoding recombinase zinc beta ribbon domain-containing protein translates to MYRRRQWNSNNPSRKFVWQCKTYIMNGKKACAAKAVDESVLKDAFVRVFNQLYENREGFIKTLMENIEKVLLHKPSDREIEALENKIEELKTELKRLIRFQTNNGMDDEVYREEYKRISGELEKLREKRAEVDKDSILKESLKGKVDEIIEVIKGRQKALEEFDEGIFNALVEKIEVVSPTHFVFELKSGARVEERI, encoded by the coding sequence ATATACAGAAGAAGGCAGTGGAACAGCAATAACCCGTCCAGGAAATTCGTATGGCAGTGTAAAACCTATATAATGAATGGAAAAAAGGCATGTGCAGCCAAAGCGGTGGATGAAAGCGTTTTGAAAGATGCCTTTGTCAGGGTGTTCAACCAATTATATGAGAATCGTGAAGGTTTTATAAAGACGCTGATGGAAAATATAGAGAAGGTGCTTCTTCATAAGCCGAGTGATAGAGAAATTGAAGCATTGGAAAATAAGATTGAAGAACTGAAAACTGAACTGAAAAGACTGATACGGTTTCAGACCAATAACGGTATGGACGATGAGGTCTACAGGGAAGAGTACAAGAGGATTTCAGGTGAACTGGAGAAATTGAGAGAAAAGAGGGCAGAGGTTGATAAGGACAGTATATTGAAGGAGAGCCTGAAGGGGAAAGTAGATGAGATTATTGAGGTAATAAAGGGCAGGCAGAAAGCCCTTGAAGAGTTTGATGAAGGAATATTCAATGCGTTGGTTGAGAAGATAGAAGTTGTCTCACCAACGCATTTTGTTTTTGAGTTGAAAAGTGGGGCTAGGGTGGAGGAAAGAATATAA